The Propionibacterium freudenreichii subsp. freudenreichii genome contains a region encoding:
- a CDS encoding HPr family phosphocarrier protein, whose amino-acid sequence MASKQAVVGSAIGLHARPAAIIADKAGEYDDDILLSKVGSTEEPVDAASPLMIMTLGAKKGDTVNIESDDATAVDELATLIASDLDKE is encoded by the coding sequence ATGGCCAGCAAGCAAGCAGTCGTCGGCTCCGCAATCGGTCTGCACGCGCGTCCTGCCGCGATCATCGCCGACAAGGCCGGCGAATACGACGACGACATCCTGCTGTCGAAGGTCGGCAGCACCGAGGAACCCGTCGATGCGGCCTCCCCGCTGATGATCATGACCCTGGGCGCCAAGAAGGGCGACACGGTGAACATCGAGTCCGATGACGCCACCGCCGTGGACGAATTGGCGACGCTCATCGCATCGGACCTCGACAAGGAGTGA
- a CDS encoding copper-transporting P-type ATPase: protein MSEASHPTITPGTGSGVVYTCPMHPEVREGSPGRCPICGMNLVPADEQGGSPAPQAHAVYTCPMHPQIREATPGRCPICGMNLVPADEVAGASDGHAPMQMDHSAGPSHPADSSSTQGNHPMAMTTDHATPAATMASGTTPKHDHTTPGHDMQGHDMHGHDMQGHGTPAPGAPSDQADASGVTWYTCPMHPEVRVDHPGACPICGMALEPVVTTARTGTNPELTDMRRRFWAGVVITVPILVLSMVRPLFGGFMDAVGDQLAAWLELVLATPVVLWAGWPFFVRGAISWRTGKLNMFTLISMGTGVAYVYSLIATIAPGVFPQTMRTAQGTVEPYFEAAAMITVLVLLGQVIELSARARTSGSIRALLDLAPKKARLVMPDGTEHEVAVDTLQVGDRVRVHPGEKVPVDGVVTDGASHIDESMVTGEPMPVARHVGDRVIGGTLNTQGSLVVKADKLGHDSVLSGIIALVSSAQRSRAPIQGLVDKVAAWFVPIVLGLAVIAFIVWMLVGPAPRLPHAIVVAVSVLIIACPCALGLATPMAVMVGVGRAATAGVLIRDAEALEELSKVNTLVVDKTGTLTMGHPTVTQVETTADHDQSEVLRLAAGAEKGSEHPLARAVLEAAATRTLTVPDVSDFHATSGAGINGTVEGHHVCIGNEEHARPNEELTAAAASMRTRGATAVFVSVDDKPAAVLAIEDPLKPTSRKALAALVDAGVHPVMVTGDAEATARAVADELGIDEVHAGVMPDGKVQVINQLKAAGGVVAMAGDGINDAPALAAADVGIAMGGGTDVAIESAGITLIGGDLDGIVRACHISNATMRTIRQNLLFALVYNTAGIPLAAGVLYPAFGWLLSPMFSAAAMALSSVSVIGNSLRLRAVRL, encoded by the coding sequence ATGAGTGAAGCGTCACATCCCACGATCACGCCGGGCACGGGCTCCGGCGTGGTCTACACCTGCCCGATGCACCCGGAGGTGCGTGAGGGCTCGCCGGGGCGTTGTCCGATCTGTGGCATGAACCTGGTGCCCGCCGACGAGCAGGGCGGTTCGCCCGCCCCGCAGGCGCACGCGGTCTACACCTGCCCCATGCACCCCCAGATCCGCGAGGCCACGCCGGGACGCTGCCCGATCTGCGGCATGAACCTGGTGCCCGCCGACGAGGTGGCTGGCGCATCAGATGGTCACGCCCCGATGCAGATGGACCACTCCGCTGGCCCGTCGCACCCCGCTGATTCGTCGTCCACGCAGGGCAACCACCCGATGGCGATGACCACCGATCATGCGACGCCTGCCGCAACCATGGCATCCGGCACGACGCCGAAGCATGACCACACCACCCCTGGTCACGACATGCAGGGCCACGACATGCACGGCCACGACATGCAGGGTCACGGGACACCCGCGCCGGGCGCGCCGTCGGATCAGGCCGACGCCTCCGGCGTCACCTGGTACACCTGCCCGATGCACCCCGAGGTGCGTGTCGACCATCCCGGGGCCTGCCCCATCTGCGGCATGGCACTGGAACCCGTGGTGACCACCGCCAGGACCGGCACCAACCCCGAACTCACCGACATGCGCCGCCGTTTCTGGGCGGGCGTGGTGATCACCGTGCCGATCCTGGTGCTGTCGATGGTCCGCCCGCTGTTCGGTGGCTTCATGGACGCCGTGGGCGACCAGCTTGCCGCCTGGCTCGAGCTGGTGCTCGCCACCCCCGTGGTGTTGTGGGCCGGCTGGCCCTTCTTCGTGCGCGGCGCGATCTCATGGCGCACCGGCAAGCTCAACATGTTCACGCTCATCTCGATGGGCACCGGCGTGGCCTATGTCTACTCGTTGATCGCCACGATCGCGCCCGGCGTGTTCCCGCAGACGATGCGCACCGCCCAGGGCACCGTGGAGCCGTACTTCGAGGCGGCCGCGATGATCACCGTGCTGGTGCTGCTGGGACAGGTGATCGAACTCAGCGCCAGGGCCCGCACCTCCGGATCGATCCGCGCCCTGCTCGACCTGGCCCCCAAGAAGGCCCGGCTGGTGATGCCCGACGGCACCGAGCATGAGGTCGCCGTCGACACGCTGCAGGTCGGTGACCGGGTGCGTGTGCATCCCGGCGAGAAGGTTCCGGTCGATGGCGTGGTCACCGACGGCGCCTCCCACATCGATGAGTCGATGGTCACCGGGGAGCCGATGCCCGTGGCCCGCCACGTGGGCGACCGGGTGATCGGCGGAACCCTGAACACCCAGGGCAGCCTGGTGGTGAAGGCCGACAAGCTCGGCCATGATTCGGTGTTGTCCGGCATCATCGCGCTGGTCTCCAGCGCGCAGCGTTCCCGTGCCCCCATCCAGGGGCTGGTGGACAAGGTGGCGGCCTGGTTCGTCCCGATCGTGCTCGGCCTGGCCGTGATCGCCTTCATCGTGTGGATGCTCGTCGGGCCCGCACCCCGCCTGCCCCATGCGATCGTCGTGGCGGTCTCGGTGCTCATCATCGCCTGCCCCTGTGCCCTGGGGCTGGCCACCCCGATGGCGGTCATGGTGGGCGTGGGACGCGCCGCCACTGCCGGCGTGCTCATCCGCGACGCCGAGGCGCTCGAGGAACTGTCCAAGGTGAACACCTTGGTGGTCGACAAGACCGGCACGCTCACGATGGGGCATCCCACCGTGACGCAGGTGGAGACCACCGCCGATCACGACCAGTCCGAGGTGCTGCGCCTGGCGGCCGGCGCCGAGAAGGGTTCGGAGCATCCCCTGGCGCGTGCCGTGTTGGAGGCCGCCGCCACCCGCACGTTGACCGTCCCCGATGTGTCGGACTTCCACGCCACGAGCGGCGCGGGCATCAACGGCACCGTCGAGGGGCACCATGTGTGCATCGGCAACGAGGAGCACGCCCGCCCCAACGAGGAGCTCACGGCCGCCGCCGCGAGCATGCGGACGCGCGGTGCGACCGCGGTGTTCGTGAGCGTCGATGACAAGCCGGCCGCCGTGCTGGCCATCGAGGATCCGCTCAAGCCCACCAGCCGCAAGGCGCTGGCAGCGCTCGTGGATGCCGGGGTGCATCCGGTGATGGTCACCGGTGACGCCGAGGCAACCGCCCGTGCGGTGGCCGATGAGTTGGGCATCGATGAGGTGCATGCCGGGGTGATGCCCGACGGCAAGGTGCAGGTGATCAACCAGCTGAAGGCGGCCGGTGGCGTGGTGGCGATGGCCGGCGACGGCATCAATGACGCCCCCGCGCTTGCTGCCGCAGACGTCGGCATCGCCATGGGTGGCGGCACTGACGTGGCCATCGAGAGCGCCGGCATCACGTTGATCGGCGGCGACCTCGACGGGATCGTGCGCGCCTGCCACATCTCGAATGCCACGATGCGCACCATCCGGCAGAACCTGCTGTTCGCGCTGGTCTACAACACCGCCGGCATTCCCCTGGCCGCCGGCGTGCTGTACCCCGCGTTCGGATGGCTGCTCTCGCCGATGTTCTCGGCCGCTGCCATGGCGCTCAGTTCGGTGAGCGTGATCGGCAACTCGCTGCGCCTGCGCGCCGTCCGCTTGTGA
- a CDS encoding mannosyltransferase family protein yields the protein MTASTPTPATTAPGAAHPTGGWRRDLRIAGTWWVASRAVYLLAALILGWTGHATPRQTGLPWPVDAYQRFDAGHLMRIASEGYFAFDSGHPAHDEAFFPGFPLLTRALASLWGGAHPSIAAAVVAGTIVSWLAALAAGVLLVRITREYLTSGEFAGGRVRPHAAAGVFLLGPYSVFLMAPYTEGLFTTCALACWYLAMHRRWNWSLVAATAAGLVRVNGVFLLPMLLVMMLRQGWPHPNRSWWRVLTLAIPLCAPLGYLGYLWARTGDPLYWLHVQAEGWGRGSAPIWDVVVNSVRHIVSAEWFIGYQQVLEFVFLAIFLATLWWCWRLRRYEWLVFVAITLVSLCRGPVLLSLPRNGLDCFPVMLAMAAALSTRRRWLRWATLVLMAATAAINTLTLLADEWTG from the coding sequence ATGACAGCGTCGACGCCCACACCGGCCACCACGGCCCCCGGCGCCGCACATCCGACGGGCGGATGGCGTCGCGACCTGCGCATCGCCGGCACCTGGTGGGTGGCCTCCCGGGCCGTCTACCTGCTGGCGGCGCTCATCCTGGGCTGGACCGGACATGCCACGCCCCGCCAGACCGGATTGCCGTGGCCCGTCGACGCCTATCAGCGCTTCGACGCCGGGCACCTGATGCGCATCGCCTCGGAGGGCTATTTCGCCTTCGACAGTGGCCATCCCGCCCACGATGAGGCCTTCTTCCCCGGCTTTCCCCTGCTCACCCGGGCGCTTGCGTCGTTGTGGGGCGGGGCGCATCCGTCGATCGCCGCGGCCGTCGTGGCGGGCACGATCGTCTCCTGGCTGGCAGCGTTGGCGGCCGGGGTGCTGCTCGTGCGCATCACCCGGGAGTACCTCACCTCCGGTGAGTTCGCGGGCGGACGGGTGCGTCCCCATGCAGCGGCCGGGGTCTTCCTGCTGGGGCCCTATTCGGTGTTCCTGATGGCCCCCTACACCGAGGGCCTGTTCACCACCTGCGCCCTGGCCTGCTGGTACCTGGCGATGCACCGCCGGTGGAACTGGTCGCTCGTCGCGGCGACGGCGGCGGGACTGGTGCGCGTCAATGGCGTGTTCCTGTTGCCGATGCTGCTGGTGATGATGCTGCGACAGGGCTGGCCGCACCCGAACCGGTCATGGTGGCGCGTGCTCACCCTGGCCATCCCGCTGTGCGCCCCGCTGGGCTACCTGGGCTATCTGTGGGCCCGCACCGGCGATCCCCTCTACTGGCTGCACGTGCAGGCCGAGGGTTGGGGACGTGGCTCGGCACCGATCTGGGACGTGGTGGTCAACAGCGTCCGGCACATCGTCTCGGCCGAATGGTTCATCGGCTACCAGCAGGTGTTGGAGTTCGTCTTCCTGGCAATCTTCCTCGCCACGCTGTGGTGGTGTTGGCGACTGCGGCGCTATGAGTGGCTGGTGTTCGTGGCGATCACGCTGGTGAGCCTGTGCCGCGGCCCGGTGCTGCTGTCGCTGCCGCGCAATGGCCTGGACTGCTTCCCGGTGATGTTGGCCATGGCCGCCGCACTGTCCACCCGACGCCGCTGGTTGCGCTGGGCGACGCTCGTGTTGATGGCGGCCACGGCCGCCATCAACACCCTGACGCTGCTGGCCGATGAATGGACCGGCTAG
- a CDS encoding glycoside hydrolase family 2 protein — protein MVRPHWALLEGRAGFAHDDQDVGLRQGWFREGRDAQAFDRTIRLPFPPESRASGIGDTGFHPVVWYRIAIPAGMLESLGHGPGRRLLVHFGAVDHDAIVWVDGTEAGSHQGGQSAFTLDITDCLGPGPDHHIVVRAHDDPTDRSQLRGKQDWQPRPHAIWYERSTGIWRPVWLESVPDTHISQLSWRVSLREGTAIALIELNHAPRRGVPVTVTLGLGGKPIAATRATLRERAGRIRVSIPHARRWAWSPANPQLLDATISAGDDRVTSYVGMRDVSVGTRRLEINGQPTYLRQVLEQCYWPDSLYTPPDVQALDDELALIAGLGFNGLRIHQQTPDPRLLYRADRAGLLVFAEIGNAMEYTPLAARRLRREWSDTVLATRSHPSIVCWVPINESWGVPGIAHDAEQAAFATAMATLTRHLDPTRPALSNDGWQHVDSDLLTLHDYTARAVVLRRRYRHKGVQRLRTRDQVGPAARFIVLGDEQRTQLPMLLDECGGVRFAPGAARRGGGWGYSSVRTARGFRRRLAAIMTAIRSSDALGGFCWTQLTDTAQEVNGLCDEQRRPKLDPEQLRAIFGPR, from the coding sequence ATGGTGCGTCCGCACTGGGCACTGCTGGAGGGCCGGGCCGGATTCGCCCACGACGACCAGGACGTCGGCCTGCGCCAGGGATGGTTCCGCGAGGGCCGCGACGCACAGGCCTTCGACCGCACGATCAGGCTGCCGTTCCCACCCGAGTCGCGCGCCTCGGGCATCGGCGACACCGGCTTCCATCCGGTGGTCTGGTACCGCATCGCCATTCCCGCCGGCATGCTGGAATCGCTGGGCCATGGCCCCGGCCGGCGGCTGCTGGTGCACTTCGGCGCCGTCGACCATGACGCCATCGTCTGGGTGGACGGCACGGAGGCCGGCAGCCACCAGGGCGGCCAGAGCGCCTTCACCCTGGACATCACCGACTGCCTCGGCCCCGGACCCGACCACCACATCGTGGTGCGCGCCCACGACGACCCCACCGACCGCAGCCAGCTGCGGGGCAAGCAGGACTGGCAACCCCGCCCGCACGCCATCTGGTACGAACGCTCCACCGGCATCTGGCGCCCGGTCTGGCTGGAATCGGTGCCAGACACCCACATCAGCCAGCTCAGTTGGCGGGTGTCGCTGCGCGAGGGCACCGCCATCGCACTGATCGAGCTCAACCACGCGCCGCGCCGCGGTGTGCCCGTGACGGTGACCCTGGGGCTCGGCGGCAAGCCCATCGCCGCCACCCGTGCCACCCTGCGCGAACGCGCCGGACGGATCCGGGTGAGCATCCCCCACGCCCGCCGCTGGGCATGGTCGCCCGCCAACCCCCAACTGCTCGACGCCACCATCAGCGCCGGCGACGACCGTGTGACGAGCTACGTGGGAATGCGCGACGTCAGCGTCGGCACGCGCCGATTGGAGATCAACGGCCAACCGACCTACCTGCGCCAGGTACTGGAGCAGTGCTACTGGCCCGACAGCCTCTACACGCCGCCGGACGTGCAGGCCCTGGACGACGAGCTCGCCCTGATCGCCGGCCTCGGCTTCAACGGCCTGCGCATCCACCAGCAGACCCCCGATCCCCGCCTGCTGTACCGCGCCGACCGGGCCGGGCTGCTGGTCTTCGCCGAGATCGGCAATGCAATGGAGTACACCCCGCTCGCGGCCCGCCGGTTGCGCCGCGAATGGAGCGACACGGTGCTGGCCACCCGCAGCCACCCGAGCATCGTGTGCTGGGTGCCGATCAACGAGTCGTGGGGCGTGCCGGGGATCGCCCACGACGCCGAACAGGCCGCCTTCGCCACGGCGATGGCCACGCTCACCCGCCACCTCGACCCGACCCGGCCAGCCCTATCCAACGACGGCTGGCAGCACGTCGACTCCGACCTGCTCACCCTCCACGACTACACGGCCCGCGCCGTGGTGCTGCGTCGCCGCTATCGCCACAAGGGCGTCCAACGACTGCGCACCCGCGACCAGGTGGGCCCGGCGGCTCGTTTCATCGTGCTGGGCGACGAACAACGCACCCAGCTACCGATGCTGCTCGACGAATGTGGCGGCGTGCGCTTCGCCCCCGGCGCGGCCCGCCGCGGTGGCGGCTGGGGCTATTCGTCGGTGCGCACCGCGCGGGGCTTCCGTCGTCGCCTCGCCGCGATCATGACCGCCATCCGGTCAAGCGATGCGCTGGGCGGGTTCTGCTGGACCCAGCTCACCGACACCGCCCAGGAGGTCAACGGGCTGTGCGACGAACAGCGTCGTCCCAAGCTCGACCCTGAGCAGCTGCGCGCGATCTTCGGACCGCGGTAG
- the trxA gene encoding thioredoxin, with protein MATLTVTEQNFTETIEGNQIVLLDFWASWCGPCMQFGPIYDQVSEDHPDIVFGKIDTEDQQSLAGAANITSIPTLMALKDQTIVFSQAGALPRAALEELIEQIEKLDVKAALEAERAQREASGDSTGDDNPQPDIEANSTRE; from the coding sequence TTGGCAACGCTGACGGTGACCGAGCAGAACTTCACCGAGACCATCGAGGGCAACCAGATCGTGTTGCTCGACTTCTGGGCGTCGTGGTGTGGCCCTTGCATGCAGTTCGGGCCGATCTATGACCAGGTGAGCGAGGACCATCCCGACATCGTCTTCGGCAAGATCGACACCGAGGACCAGCAGTCGCTGGCCGGGGCGGCGAACATCACGTCAATCCCCACGCTGATGGCGCTCAAGGACCAGACGATCGTCTTCAGTCAGGCCGGCGCGCTGCCCAGGGCCGCCCTCGAGGAACTCATCGAGCAGATCGAGAAGCTCGACGTGAAGGCGGCGCTGGAGGCCGAAAGGGCCCAGCGCGAGGCCTCCGGGGACAGCACCGGCGACGACAACCCTCAGCCAGACATTGAGGCGAACTCCACGCGGGAGTAG
- a CDS encoding FhaA domain-containing protein: MGLFDRVEKKLESTVNGVFARAFKGDVQPVEIASRLQRELDSEAKLLSRDKRLVPNDFQVHLSTHDYDRLAPYSRTLNAEIVPDLREHASDRGYVFDGPIHIEYVLDDSLPTGRFEVTSASVATVAENGGAASSTMIRRAPLVLEVNGVRHPLMPPGFTIGRGTEADLRINDPGVSRKHARINVSENADGELLISIDDLGSTNGVIVNGQRVTHSPLEDGSRIEMGSTRMLVHSPVGT; this comes from the coding sequence GTGGGGCTGTTTGACAGGGTTGAGAAGAAGCTCGAAAGCACCGTCAACGGCGTCTTTGCGCGCGCCTTCAAGGGTGATGTGCAACCCGTTGAGATCGCCTCCCGCCTGCAGCGTGAGCTCGATTCCGAGGCAAAGCTGCTGTCGCGCGACAAGCGCCTGGTGCCCAATGACTTCCAGGTGCACCTGTCCACCCATGACTACGACCGGCTGGCGCCCTATTCGCGCACCCTGAACGCCGAGATCGTGCCCGACCTGCGTGAACACGCCTCCGACCGGGGATATGTCTTCGACGGGCCCATCCACATCGAATATGTGCTCGATGACTCGCTGCCCACCGGCCGCTTCGAGGTCACCAGTGCCTCGGTGGCCACCGTCGCCGAGAACGGCGGGGCGGCATCGTCGACGATGATCCGCCGGGCACCGCTGGTGCTCGAGGTGAACGGGGTGCGCCATCCGCTGATGCCGCCGGGATTCACCATCGGACGCGGCACCGAGGCCGACCTGCGCATCAACGATCCGGGCGTGTCACGCAAGCACGCGCGCATCAATGTGTCGGAGAACGCCGACGGCGAGTTGCTCATCAGCATCGACGACCTGGGCTCCACCAACGGTGTCATCGTCAACGGACAGCGCGTCACCCACAGTCCCCTGGAAGACGGCAGCCGCATCGAAATGGGCTCCACGCGGATGCTCGTCCACTCGCCTGTGGGGACCTGA
- a CDS encoding FHA domain-containing protein FhaB/FipA: protein MTGILLATIKVAYLVLMWLFILFVANTIRGDLIGRTVTNGGIVAAGLKQAARKRREKPKRRELQHLVVVAGNQTGTRVDLPGALVLGRATDSGFDLDDDYASSHHARLYPQDDGRWVIEDLQSTNGTYVNGVRIVQPTLVGAKDVIRIGRTQLKLER, encoded by the coding sequence TTGACCGGCATCCTGCTGGCCACCATCAAGGTGGCCTATCTCGTGCTGATGTGGCTGTTCATCCTGTTCGTGGCCAACACCATCCGCGGCGACCTGATCGGCCGCACCGTCACGAATGGCGGAATCGTTGCCGCCGGCCTGAAGCAGGCTGCCCGCAAGCGTCGTGAGAAGCCCAAGCGCCGCGAGCTGCAACACCTCGTGGTGGTGGCCGGCAACCAGACCGGCACCCGCGTCGACCTGCCCGGGGCCCTGGTGCTCGGCAGGGCCACCGACTCGGGCTTCGACCTCGATGACGACTATGCGTCGAGCCACCATGCGCGCCTGTACCCCCAGGACGACGGCCGTTGGGTCATCGAGGACCTGCAGTCGACCAACGGCACCTATGTGAACGGCGTGCGCATCGTGCAGCCCACGCTGGTCGGGGCCAAGGACGTCATCCGCATCGGGCGCACCCAGCTGAAGCTGGAGCGCTGA
- a CDS encoding PP2C family protein-serine/threonine phosphatase has protein sequence MSLDYRAHSETGPVRRNNQDSAYVSPTMLVVADGMGGAAAGDLASSVAIAELKRSDAPRPPDEMLEVLAGAMNRANDRLADLIAWDHQLDGMGTTVCGAMYGQGVLQMVHIGDSRAYLLRDGDLARLTHDDSWVQSLVDDGKITEAEAAVHPHRSLLLKVLNGQPTHDPDYPTLALRAGDRLLFCSDGLCGLVDDQRMRELMLGHPLDRAVTSLVDAAHRAGGYDNITLILADVVPFDPTLQAAPPQTLGAAEHVDIPKVAPAGVPGDNGPTAIVPAVDAAGVPEPGDQAVPPDAAAPVTGASGTSAPMAGTDTDERIRYTPMTRRRRRKWPWITAIAVALVLIGGGLFGAYHYVTTQFYIAPAGGQVAIYKGLPDSVVGVRLGTLAEQHSTQISDLPSYYADQVRGRSIHAGSLDQARNQANYLDEVASTCVATRQARSSASAAGSPQPSAAVSASASASASGGAGSIGAPVNTGDCP, from the coding sequence TTGAGCCTCGACTACCGGGCGCACTCCGAGACCGGCCCGGTGCGACGCAACAACCAGGACTCGGCCTATGTGTCACCGACCATGCTGGTGGTCGCCGACGGCATGGGCGGGGCCGCTGCCGGCGACCTGGCCAGCTCGGTGGCCATCGCGGAACTGAAGCGCTCCGACGCGCCCAGGCCGCCCGACGAGATGCTCGAGGTGCTGGCCGGCGCCATGAATCGCGCCAACGACCGGCTGGCCGATCTCATCGCCTGGGACCACCAGCTCGACGGCATGGGCACCACGGTGTGCGGGGCCATGTACGGCCAGGGTGTGCTGCAGATGGTGCACATCGGCGATTCGCGCGCCTACCTGCTGCGCGACGGCGACCTGGCGCGCCTGACCCATGACGACTCGTGGGTGCAGTCGCTGGTGGACGACGGCAAGATCACCGAGGCCGAGGCGGCCGTGCACCCGCACCGCTCGCTGCTGCTCAAGGTGCTCAACGGCCAGCCGACCCACGATCCCGATTACCCGACGCTGGCGCTGCGTGCCGGCGATCGGCTCCTGTTCTGCTCCGACGGGCTGTGTGGGCTGGTCGATGACCAGCGGATGCGCGAGCTGATGCTGGGCCATCCGCTCGACCGGGCCGTCACCTCACTGGTCGACGCCGCCCACCGCGCCGGCGGCTACGACAACATCACCCTGATCCTGGCCGATGTCGTCCCCTTCGACCCGACGCTGCAGGCAGCCCCGCCGCAGACCCTGGGCGCGGCAGAGCACGTGGACATCCCCAAGGTGGCCCCCGCCGGGGTCCCCGGCGACAACGGCCCCACCGCGATCGTGCCGGCGGTCGACGCCGCCGGCGTCCCGGAACCCGGCGACCAGGCCGTCCCACCGGACGCTGCGGCTCCGGTGACAGGTGCCTCGGGGACCAGCGCCCCGATGGCAGGCACCGACACCGATGAGCGCATCCGCTACACGCCGATGACGCGCCGGCGTCGCCGCAAGTGGCCGTGGATCACCGCCATCGCGGTGGCCCTGGTGCTCATCGGCGGCGGCCTGTTCGGGGCCTACCACTATGTGACCACGCAGTTCTACATCGCCCCGGCCGGCGGCCAGGTGGCGATCTACAAGGGACTTCCCGACTCGGTGGTGGGCGTGCGGCTCGGCACCCTGGCCGAGCAGCACTCCACCCAGATCTCCGACCTCCCCAGCTACTACGCCGACCAGGTGCGCGGCCGCAGCATCCATGCGGGCTCGCTCGACCAGGCACGCAACCAGGCGAACTACCTCGATGAGGTGGCCTCCACCTGCGTGGCGACGCGTCAGGCGCGCAGTTCCGCCTCGGCCGCCGGCTCACCGCAGCCCTCCGCCGCCGTATCGGCGAGCGCGTCGGCAAGTGCCTCGGGCGGCGCCGGGTCCATCGGGGCACCGGTCAACACCGGGGATTGCCCATGA
- a CDS encoding FtsW/RodA/SpoVE family cell cycle protein gives MSTETPVVVYRKRRGTELALIIVASLFGIGGFVITTINMHGGLPAGLIGVSLGWLALCVIAHLAVRIRAPYADPVILPCVIALNGLGLAMIYRLDQDPPASTLVNGQLMWTALGVLLFVGVLFAVRDYRNLQRYPYVLFLLGLVLLLMPLVPGLASKANALNGSQIWVSVAGMSFQPAEVAKIVLTLAFASYLADHRDLLQLAGLTIGRVRIPRGRDLLPIMVMWAAAVAVIVFENDYGTALLFFGLFVMMLYVATSQIRWVVIGGVLFLIAAVFAFNFVGHVQVRFDSWLHPFSDPEQNGQVISAQYGMAWGGLFGRGWGLGRPSLVPLAQSDFIASAIGEELGLTGLMALILIYGLIVARGLRAALTSSDVFGKLLAGGLSFTFALQVFAIIGGVTRLLPLTGLTTPFLSQGGTSLVANWVIVAALMQISHAGRRPAAAASNPDPDMESAPTAMIGRVEP, from the coding sequence ATGAGCACCGAGACCCCGGTGGTTGTCTACCGCAAGCGCCGCGGCACCGAGCTGGCGCTGATCATCGTTGCCTCCCTGTTCGGCATCGGCGGGTTCGTGATCACCACCATCAACATGCATGGTGGCCTGCCGGCGGGCCTGATCGGCGTCTCCCTGGGTTGGCTGGCGCTGTGCGTGATCGCCCACCTGGCGGTGCGCATCCGCGCCCCCTACGCCGACCCGGTGATCCTGCCCTGCGTGATCGCGCTGAACGGCCTGGGCCTGGCGATGATCTACCGGCTCGACCAGGACCCCCCGGCGTCCACCCTGGTGAACGGCCAGTTGATGTGGACCGCGCTGGGCGTGCTGCTGTTCGTGGGCGTGCTGTTCGCCGTTCGCGACTACCGCAACCTGCAGCGCTACCCCTATGTGCTGTTCCTGCTGGGCCTGGTGCTGCTGCTGATGCCGCTGGTGCCCGGCCTGGCCTCAAAGGCCAATGCGCTCAACGGTTCCCAGATCTGGGTGAGCGTGGCCGGCATGAGCTTCCAGCCCGCCGAGGTCGCCAAGATCGTGCTGACCCTGGCCTTCGCGTCCTATCTGGCCGATCATCGTGACCTGCTGCAGCTGGCCGGCTTGACGATCGGACGCGTCCGCATCCCGCGTGGGCGCGACCTGCTGCCGATCATGGTGATGTGGGCCGCTGCGGTGGCGGTGATCGTCTTCGAGAACGACTACGGCACGGCCCTGCTGTTCTTCGGGCTGTTCGTGATGATGCTCTACGTGGCCACCAGCCAGATCCGCTGGGTGGTGATCGGGGGCGTGCTGTTCCTGATCGCCGCCGTGTTCGCGTTCAACTTCGTCGGCCACGTGCAGGTGCGCTTCGATTCCTGGCTGCATCCGTTCAGCGATCCCGAGCAGAACGGCCAGGTGATCTCGGCCCAGTACGGCATGGCATGGGGTGGCCTGTTCGGACGCGGCTGGGGACTGGGACGTCCCTCGCTGGTGCCGCTGGCGCAGAGCGACTTCATCGCCTCGGCGATCGGCGAGGAGCTGGGCCTCACCGGGCTGATGGCGCTGATCCTCATCTACGGGCTCATCGTGGCGCGCGGCCTGCGTGCGGCGCTGACCTCGTCGGACGTCTTCGGCAAGCTGCTCGCCGGCGGGCTCAGCTTCACCTTCGCGCTGCAGGTGTTCGCCATCATCGGCGGCGTCACCCGCCTGCTGCCGCTGACCGGACTCACCACGCCCTTCCTGTCGCAGGGCGGCACCTCGCTGGTGGCCAACTGGGTGATCGTGGCCGCCCTGATGCAGATCTCCCACGCCGGCAGGCGCCCGGCCGCGGCCGCGAGCAACCCCGATCCCGACATGGAATCGGCCCCCACCGCCATGATCGGAAGGGTGGAGCCATGA